One part of the Vogesella sp. LIG4 genome encodes these proteins:
- a CDS encoding EAL domain-containing protein, with the protein MSHRIQIVEDERIVALDLKECIRSLGFEVVDISASGERAIARARELRPDLTLMDIHLDGEMSGTEAAAVLRQELDIPVVFLTAYAEENTLKAAEESAPYGYLLKPFELRELNATLRMAFSCRAAEAETRDQHRRLQMAIDTAKLGIWEWDDQQSTFFSQGHLQQLTGIHPGTLRDNAPSFMRLLAKNDRDKLLTMLQQRGQVEMVASMQRPDGEAAWVELNAKQFQGQNQGQTKLVGVLRDVTERVQMEEKLRQASAVFHTTAEGIAIVSPQRTIQIVNPAFLRMTGYGFAEVMGQDIDELLHERRHSGEFYLQLAEQINGLWNGEILCRRNGGELFPVWEHICAVHDEYQQLSHFIIACSDISGIHNAQRELNHMAFHDALTGLGNRHLLQEQLEVELDRALCHQQPLGLVFIDLDGFKLVNDSLGHAAGDRLLQIVAARIKETIRRGDLATRFGGDEFFIVCPGSGENECIQLANRLINRLEEPILLTDEPVVISCSIGIALFPHNGQEIDKLLRAADSAMYEAKIQGKRRWCLFNDGMADKVRLRMQTEQHLRQAVRRQSFELHYQPLVTLGDDALAGFEALVRWRDGEQLIMPDQFIPVAEECGLIHDIGEWVLRSACTQACEWQERYQLPLRVAVNVSARQFAAPDFVRRVGLILLETGLYPHLLELEVTESTLQIMEDSQRVLGELKALGVSIAIDDFGTGYSSMALLKHLTIDRLKIDRSFVKDTPEAVRDCAICRAIVTLAHSLMLSITAEGVETAEQANFLSKIGCDTAQGYLFARPLAPDALVAYLADWEQRNGGGDTPGEQAKKIP; encoded by the coding sequence ATGAGCCACCGCATACAGATCGTGGAAGACGAGCGCATCGTGGCGCTGGACCTGAAGGAGTGCATCCGCAGCCTGGGCTTCGAGGTGGTGGACATCAGCGCCTCCGGCGAGCGCGCCATCGCCCGCGCCCGCGAGCTGCGCCCTGACCTCACCCTGATGGACATCCACCTGGATGGCGAGATGAGCGGCACCGAGGCCGCCGCCGTGCTGCGCCAGGAGCTGGACATCCCGGTGGTGTTCCTGACCGCCTACGCCGAGGAAAACACCCTCAAGGCGGCAGAGGAAAGCGCCCCCTACGGCTACCTGCTCAAGCCCTTCGAGCTGCGCGAACTGAACGCCACGCTGCGCATGGCGTTTTCCTGCCGCGCCGCCGAGGCGGAAACCCGCGACCAGCACCGCCGGCTGCAGATGGCCATCGACACCGCCAAGCTGGGCATCTGGGAATGGGACGACCAGCAATCCACCTTCTTCAGCCAGGGGCATCTCCAGCAGCTCACCGGCATCCACCCCGGCACCCTGCGCGACAACGCGCCGTCGTTCATGCGCCTGCTGGCCAAGAACGACCGCGATAAGCTGCTGACCATGCTGCAGCAGCGCGGCCAGGTGGAAATGGTAGCCAGCATGCAGCGCCCGGACGGCGAAGCGGCGTGGGTGGAGCTGAATGCCAAGCAGTTCCAGGGGCAGAACCAGGGCCAGACCAAGCTGGTGGGCGTGCTGCGTGACGTGACCGAGCGGGTGCAGATGGAAGAAAAACTGCGCCAGGCCAGCGCGGTGTTCCACACCACCGCCGAGGGCATTGCCATCGTGTCGCCGCAGCGGACGATACAGATCGTCAACCCGGCCTTTCTGCGCATGACCGGCTACGGCTTTGCCGAGGTGATGGGGCAGGATATCGACGAGCTGCTGCACGAGCGCCGCCACAGCGGCGAGTTCTACCTGCAACTGGCCGAACAGATCAACGGCCTGTGGAACGGCGAGATCCTGTGCCGGCGCAACGGCGGCGAGCTGTTCCCGGTGTGGGAGCACATCTGCGCGGTGCACGACGAATACCAGCAGCTGTCGCACTTCATCATTGCCTGCTCGGATATCTCCGGCATCCACAATGCGCAGCGCGAACTCAACCACATGGCGTTTCACGACGCGCTCACCGGCCTGGGCAACCGCCACCTGCTGCAGGAGCAGCTGGAAGTGGAGCTGGACCGCGCGCTGTGCCACCAGCAGCCGCTGGGCCTGGTGTTCATCGACCTGGATGGCTTCAAGCTGGTGAACGACAGCCTGGGCCATGCCGCCGGCGACCGCCTGCTGCAGATCGTGGCGGCGCGCATCAAGGAAACCATCCGCCGCGGCGACCTGGCCACCCGCTTCGGCGGCGACGAATTCTTCATCGTCTGCCCCGGCAGCGGCGAGAACGAATGCATCCAGCTGGCCAACCGGCTGATCAACCGGCTGGAAGAGCCCATCCTGCTCACCGACGAGCCGGTGGTGATCAGCTGCAGCATCGGCATTGCGCTGTTCCCGCATAACGGCCAGGAAATCGACAAGCTGCTGCGCGCCGCCGACAGCGCCATGTACGAGGCCAAGATCCAGGGCAAGCGCCGCTGGTGCCTGTTCAACGACGGCATGGCCGACAAGGTACGGCTGCGCATGCAGACCGAGCAGCATCTGCGCCAGGCGGTGCGCCGCCAGTCCTTCGAGCTGCATTACCAGCCGCTGGTGACGCTGGGCGATGACGCGCTGGCCGGCTTCGAGGCGCTGGTGCGCTGGCGCGACGGCGAGCAGCTGATCATGCCGGACCAGTTCATTCCGGTGGCGGAGGAATGCGGGCTGATCCACGACATCGGCGAGTGGGTGCTGCGCAGCGCCTGCACCCAGGCCTGCGAGTGGCAGGAACGCTACCAGCTGCCGCTGCGGGTGGCGGTGAACGTGTCGGCACGGCAGTTCGCGGCGCCGGATTTCGTGCGGCGGGTGGGGCTGATCCTGCTGGAAACCGGGCTGTACCCGCACCTGCTGGAGCTGGAAGTCACCGAGAGCACGCTGCAGATCATGGAAGACAGCCAGCGGGTGCTGGGCGAATTGAAGGCGCTGGGGGTGAGCATCGCCATCGACGACTTCGGCACCGGCTATTCCTCGATGGCACTGCTCAAGCACCTGACCATAGACCGGCTGAAGATAGACCGCTCCTTCGTGAAGGACACCCCGGAAGCGGTGCGCGACTGCGCCATCTGCCGCGCCATCGTCACCCTGGCGCACAGCCTGATGCTGAGCATCACTGCCGAGGGGGTGGAAACGGCGGAACAGGCGAACTTCCTGTCCAAGATCGGCTGCGACACCGCGCAGGGCTACCTGTTTGCCAGACCGCTGGCGCCGGACGCGCTGGTGGCCTACCTGGCCGACTGGGAGCAGCGCAATGGTGGCGGGGATACGCCCGGCGAGCAGGCAAAAAAAATCCCCTGA
- a CDS encoding PAS domain S-box protein, producing the protein MTSSLASDPLLAALLDSAPIGIAVLDLALRYCHINQLLADSNGHPVAYHLGRTPRDVLPDVGERLEAIMRDVMASGQARCNFEARAEVPPGSGHFRLWNASYHPYLQQGRIAGIVAMVEDVTHARDTERRLRQSEQHVRRVLDKLFTFVGVLAPDGTVLEVNRAPLEAAGISLDSVRGQKLWDTFWWSFSEEMRQLAHEVVATAASGETVRRDIRVRMLDDSRVTLDFMLAPLRDDSGEITHLVGSANDVSDRTRSENALRQSETHFRQVVEATPDALMMVDRHGVIRLVNGRMEELFGYTREELVGQGFEHLLPDSVRNQHQSLVKHFFASPSTRDMANRKPLFALRRDGSGFPCEIGLNPLEIDGQLLTLASITNVTARYQAQQAMEKALAEKTVLLGEVHHRVKNNLQVISSMLNLQARNAAAPVRVALVESQNHVKSMALIHQLLYERSDFSRVPLTTYLERLLMLLQHSFADNRKISVQFAPPPEEVFLELQQSIPLGLLVNEIVTNAFKHAFAGREQGTLRLQLQPGSPDNSLEVADDGVGLPAGVELGESRTLGFQLLPMLADQLQGRLTVHSQPQQGTRFVVHFPSLAAGETP; encoded by the coding sequence ATGACCTCATCCCTCGCCAGCGACCCGCTGCTGGCGGCACTGCTGGACAGCGCCCCCATCGGCATCGCGGTGCTGGATCTGGCGCTGCGCTACTGCCATATCAACCAGCTGCTGGCCGATTCCAACGGCCACCCCGTGGCCTATCACCTGGGCCGCACCCCGCGCGACGTGCTGCCGGACGTGGGCGAACGGCTGGAGGCCATCATGCGCGACGTGATGGCCAGCGGCCAGGCGCGCTGCAACTTCGAGGCGCGCGCCGAGGTGCCGCCGGGCTCCGGCCATTTCCGGCTGTGGAACGCCAGCTACCATCCTTACCTCCAGCAGGGCCGCATCGCCGGCATCGTCGCCATGGTGGAAGACGTCACTCACGCCCGCGACACCGAGCGCCGCCTGCGCCAGAGCGAGCAGCACGTGCGCCGGGTGCTGGACAAGCTGTTTACCTTCGTTGGCGTGCTGGCGCCGGATGGCACGGTGCTGGAAGTGAACCGCGCCCCGCTGGAGGCCGCCGGCATCAGCCTGGACAGCGTGCGCGGCCAGAAGCTGTGGGACACCTTCTGGTGGAGCTTCAGCGAGGAAATGCGCCAGCTGGCGCACGAAGTGGTGGCCACCGCCGCCAGCGGCGAGACGGTGCGCCGCGACATCCGCGTGCGCATGCTGGACGACAGCCGCGTGACGCTGGACTTCATGCTGGCGCCGCTGCGCGACGACAGCGGCGAGATCACCCACCTGGTGGGTTCGGCCAACGATGTCAGTGACCGCACCCGCAGCGAAAACGCGCTGCGCCAGAGCGAAACCCACTTCCGCCAGGTAGTGGAAGCCACCCCGGACGCACTGATGATGGTGGACCGCCACGGCGTGATCCGGCTGGTGAACGGCCGCATGGAAGAGCTGTTCGGCTATACCCGCGAGGAACTGGTCGGCCAGGGCTTCGAACACCTGCTGCCGGACAGCGTGCGCAACCAGCACCAGTCGCTGGTGAAGCATTTCTTCGCCAGCCCCTCCACCCGCGACATGGCCAACCGCAAGCCGCTGTTCGCGCTGCGCCGCGACGGCTCCGGCTTTCCGTGCGAGATCGGCCTCAACCCGCTGGAAATCGACGGCCAGCTGCTGACGCTGGCCTCCATCACCAACGTCACCGCGCGCTACCAGGCGCAGCAGGCCATGGAAAAGGCGCTGGCGGAAAAAACCGTGCTGCTGGGCGAGGTGCACCACCGGGTGAAAAACAATCTGCAGGTGATCTCCAGCATGCTCAACCTGCAGGCGCGCAATGCCGCCGCGCCGGTGCGCGTGGCGCTGGTGGAAAGCCAGAACCACGTCAAATCGATGGCACTGATCCACCAGCTGCTGTACGAACGCAGCGACTTCTCGCGCGTGCCGCTCACCACCTACCTGGAGCGATTGCTGATGCTGCTGCAGCACTCCTTTGCCGACAACCGCAAGATCTCGGTGCAGTTCGCGCCGCCACCGGAGGAAGTGTTCCTGGAGCTGCAGCAGAGCATTCCGCTGGGGCTGCTGGTGAACGAGATCGTCACCAATGCCTTCAAGCACGCCTTTGCCGGGCGCGAACAGGGCACGCTGCGGCTGCAGCTGCAGCCGGGCAGCCCGGACAACAGCCTGGAAGTGGCCGACGACGGCGTGGGCCTTCCCGCCGGCGTGGAGCTGGGCGAAAGCCGCACCCTGGGCTTCCAGCTGCTGCCCATGCTGGCCGACCAGCTGCAGGGCCGGCTGACGGTACACAGCCAGCCGCAGCAGGGCACCCGCTTCGTGGTGCACTTTCCCTCGCTGGCGGCGGGAGAAACGCCATGA
- a CDS encoding FAD-binding oxidoreductase — MTDLVSRLAAIVGAANLLTAEHEVAPFVTDYRGRYHGRPLAVALPASTAEVAALVKLCAAEHLAIVPQGGNTSTCGAATPDSSGRQLVIALRRLNRLRAVDVAGRAITVEAGMTLAAVQQAAADAGCLFPLSLASEGSCQIGGNLATNAGGLAVLRYGTMRELALGLEVVLPDGTVLDALSSLRKDTSGLDVKQLFIGAEGQLGLITAATLKLYPQPTARATAMLAVDSAEQAIATLTALQNAFGDRLTTFEMMSEACQRLLDKYQPGKVPFFAPWALLVELSDSGAPATLQAAFEGWLAHAANLCDGVLAHSEAERVRLWQLREDMSETQKRDGSSIKHDIGVPSSAIPAFLADCDAALQAAFPGVRIIAFGHAGDGNLHYNISYTRPGNAALFDDEDAVNAIVYQHVYRHRGTLAAEHGVGQLKGHWLARYKDPAALALMRSVKRAIDPQGIMNPGKWL, encoded by the coding sequence ATGACCGATCTCGTCTCCCGCCTTGCCGCCATCGTCGGTGCGGCCAACCTGCTCACCGCCGAACACGAAGTGGCGCCCTTCGTCACCGACTACCGCGGCCGCTACCACGGCCGCCCGCTGGCGGTGGCGCTGCCGGCCAGCACTGCCGAGGTGGCGGCGCTGGTCAAACTGTGCGCGGCGGAGCACCTCGCCATCGTGCCGCAGGGCGGCAATACCTCCACCTGCGGCGCCGCCACGCCGGACAGCAGCGGCCGCCAGCTGGTGATTGCGCTGCGGCGGCTGAACCGGCTGCGCGCGGTGGACGTGGCGGGCCGCGCCATCACCGTGGAAGCCGGCATGACGCTGGCGGCGGTGCAGCAGGCGGCGGCGGATGCCGGCTGCCTGTTCCCGCTGTCGCTGGCGTCGGAAGGCAGCTGCCAGATCGGCGGCAACCTGGCCACCAATGCCGGCGGGCTGGCGGTGCTGCGCTACGGCACCATGCGCGAGCTGGCGCTGGGGCTGGAGGTGGTGCTGCCGGACGGCACGGTGCTGGATGCGCTGTCCAGCCTGCGCAAGGACACCAGCGGCCTGGACGTGAAGCAGCTGTTCATCGGAGCCGAAGGCCAGCTGGGGCTGATCACCGCCGCCACGCTCAAGCTCTACCCGCAGCCCACCGCCCGCGCCACCGCCATGCTGGCGGTGGACAGTGCCGAGCAGGCCATCGCCACCCTTACCGCGCTGCAGAACGCCTTTGGCGACCGGCTCACCACCTTTGAAATGATGTCGGAAGCCTGCCAGCGGCTGCTGGACAAATACCAGCCGGGTAAGGTGCCGTTCTTTGCACCGTGGGCGCTGCTGGTGGAACTGTCGGACAGCGGTGCGCCGGCCACGCTGCAGGCGGCGTTCGAGGGCTGGCTGGCGCATGCGGCCAACCTTTGCGACGGCGTGCTGGCGCACAGCGAGGCGGAGCGCGTGCGGCTGTGGCAGCTGCGCGAGGACATGTCGGAAACGCAGAAGCGCGACGGCTCCAGCATCAAGCACGACATCGGCGTGCCCAGCTCGGCAATACCCGCCTTCCTGGCCGATTGCGACGCGGCGCTGCAGGCGGCCTTCCCCGGCGTGCGCATCATCGCCTTCGGCCACGCCGGCGACGGCAACCTGCACTACAACATCAGCTACACCCGGCCGGGCAATGCCGCGCTGTTCGACGACGAGGACGCGGTGAACGCCATCGTCTACCAGCATGTGTACCGCCACCGCGGCACGCTGGCCGCCGAGCACGGCGTGGGCCAGCTCAAGGGCCACTGGCTGGCGCGCTACAAGGACCCGGCGGCGCTGGCGCTGATGCGCAGCGTGAAACGCGCCATCGACCCGCAAGGCATCATGAACCCCGGCAAATGGCTGTAA
- a CDS encoding glutathione S-transferase family protein, which produces MSNLILYGNRDSGHSYKVRLALVLGDVSHEYRHVDLATAREARPEEFRAASRWSEVPALVVDGVAMVQSDAILQWLAESEGVLAGRPGDKQAIREWLCWEANRIGLSLPNLRFARKFEPQPPAVLDWLAARCQHDLDTLNSHLAGQDYLLASGFSIVDVSASAYLWWAADAGIDVQAWPHIAAWLARIAAQPGWEHPDTLMAPDIAEPEAEAAD; this is translated from the coding sequence ATGAGCAATCTGATCCTGTACGGCAACCGCGACTCCGGCCACAGCTACAAAGTGCGCCTGGCGCTGGTGCTGGGCGATGTATCCCATGAATACCGCCATGTCGATCTGGCCACCGCGCGCGAGGCGCGGCCGGAGGAGTTTCGTGCCGCCAGCCGCTGGAGCGAAGTGCCGGCGCTGGTGGTGGACGGCGTGGCCATGGTGCAGTCGGACGCCATCCTGCAGTGGCTGGCGGAAAGCGAAGGCGTGCTGGCCGGCCGCCCCGGCGACAAGCAAGCAATCCGCGAATGGCTGTGCTGGGAGGCCAACCGCATCGGCCTGTCGCTGCCCAACCTGCGCTTTGCCCGCAAGTTCGAGCCACAGCCACCGGCGGTGCTGGACTGGCTGGCGGCGCGCTGCCAGCACGATCTGGACACCCTGAACAGCCATCTCGCCGGTCAGGACTACCTGCTGGCCAGCGGCTTCAGCATTGTCGACGTCTCCGCCAGCGCCTACCTGTGGTGGGCCGCCGATGCCGGCATCGATGTGCAAGCTTGGCCGCATATCGCCGCCTGGCTGGCGCGCATCGCCGCCCAGCCCGGCTGGGAACACCCGGACACGCTGATGGCGCCGGATATCGCCGAGCCGGAAGCGGAAGCCGCCGACTAG
- a CDS encoding aldehyde dehydrogenase family protein: MNAFTSCNPASGEVVFTRPALDADCLPPLLTGLRQAQHRWSRLDTVARTERMLLLADRLAAQRHALAELVSLEVGKLLRECLAEIDKSVQLIRYYAELAPRLLAPQDIATGASKSGVAFEPLGLVLAIMPWNYPVWQVLRFAVPALMAGNACLVKPAPSVPQSTALLLDIVRDAGLDVLDVAWINHDAVDDAIRGVDAVAFTGSTGTGRQVAAMAGRHLKKSVLELGGSNPFIVLADADVETAATEAAHSRFRDAGQSCNAAKRMIVVPQVADAFIEAFMAHVQALVPGHPADTATTLAPLTRADLREALHAQVLDAAHNGARLLSGGVMPHGVGFYYPATVLDDVTPACRVYHEEVFGPVASILRARDEADAIRLANDTPFGLGATIFSADTERAWQLGRDIEAGAVFINRYTSSDLRLPFGGVKASGYGRELSEFGLYEFVNVKTYWQK; this comes from the coding sequence ATGAACGCCTTCACCAGCTGTAACCCTGCCTCCGGCGAAGTGGTCTTCACCCGCCCCGCCCTCGATGCCGACTGCCTGCCACCATTGCTCACCGGCCTGCGCCAGGCGCAGCACCGCTGGTCGCGGCTGGATACCGTGGCTCGCACCGAGCGCATGCTGCTGCTGGCCGACCGCCTGGCGGCGCAGCGCCACGCGCTGGCGGAACTGGTATCGCTGGAAGTGGGCAAGCTGCTGCGCGAATGCCTGGCCGAGATCGACAAATCGGTACAGCTGATCCGCTACTACGCCGAACTGGCGCCGCGCCTGCTGGCGCCGCAGGACATCGCCACCGGCGCCAGCAAGAGCGGCGTGGCCTTCGAGCCGCTGGGTCTGGTACTGGCCATCATGCCGTGGAACTACCCGGTGTGGCAGGTGCTGCGCTTCGCGGTGCCGGCGCTGATGGCCGGCAATGCCTGCCTGGTGAAACCGGCGCCGTCGGTGCCGCAGAGCACCGCGCTGCTGCTGGACATCGTGCGAGATGCCGGGCTGGACGTGCTGGACGTGGCGTGGATCAACCACGATGCGGTGGACGACGCCATCCGCGGCGTGGACGCGGTGGCCTTCACCGGCTCCACCGGCACCGGCCGCCAGGTGGCGGCCATGGCCGGGCGCCACCTGAAAAAATCGGTGCTGGAGCTGGGCGGCAGCAACCCCTTCATCGTACTGGCCGATGCCGACGTGGAAACCGCCGCCACCGAGGCCGCGCACTCGCGCTTTCGCGACGCTGGCCAGAGCTGCAACGCCGCCAAGCGCATGATCGTGGTGCCGCAGGTGGCCGATGCCTTCATCGAAGCCTTCATGGCGCATGTGCAGGCGCTGGTGCCCGGCCACCCGGCGGATACCGCCACCACGCTGGCGCCGCTCACCCGCGCCGACCTGCGCGAGGCGCTGCACGCCCAGGTGCTGGACGCGGCGCACAACGGCGCGCGCCTGCTCAGTGGCGGCGTGATGCCGCACGGCGTGGGCTTCTACTACCCCGCCACGGTACTGGACGACGTTACCCCGGCTTGCCGCGTCTACCACGAGGAAGTGTTCGGCCCGGTAGCCAGCATCCTGCGCGCCCGCGACGAAGCCGACGCCATTCGCCTGGCCAACGACACCCCGTTCGGCCTCGGCGCCACCATCTTCAGCGCCGATACCGAACGCGCCTGGCAACTGGGCCGCGACATCGAAGCCGGCGCGGTGTTCATCAACCGCTACACCAGCTCCGACCTGCGCCTGCCCTTCGGTGGGGTAAAAGCCTCCGGCTACGGCCGCGAGCTGTCCGAGTTCGGCCTGTACGAATTCGTCAACGTGAAGACCTACTGGCAGAAGTAG
- a CDS encoding NAD(P)H-dependent flavin oxidoreductase — MTISHTFSPLIIRDRQLLPIVQGGMGVGISAKRLAGAVARQGGVGTIASVDLRHLHDDLLADAANLQGQDAINRLNRIALDREVRAALAAADGHGLVAVNVMKAVDDHAALVRQACESGAHAVVMGAGLPLDLPEMTADHPEVALIPILSESRGIGIVLKRWMKKGRLPDAIVIEHPNHAGGHLGAASIAGVSDGKFDFKRVLEETFELFRGLGLERERIPLIVAGGVNSHEKVQTYLGEYGASGVQIGTAFAVTEEGDAHIDFKRTLAGAKQEDIVEFMSVAGLPARGILTPFLKSYLKREDKLQAAARADPQRCTQALNCLSVCGLRDGLAKVGQFCIDLKLAAAFRGEVSKGLFFRGSEPLPFGDAIKSVQDTIRYFLSGEQPLDLNA; from the coding sequence ATGACCATCTCGCATACTTTTTCCCCGTTGATCATCCGTGATCGCCAGCTGCTGCCCATCGTGCAGGGCGGCATGGGGGTGGGCATTTCCGCCAAGCGCCTGGCCGGCGCGGTGGCGCGCCAGGGCGGCGTGGGCACCATTGCCAGCGTGGACCTGCGCCACCTGCACGACGACCTGCTGGCCGATGCGGCCAACCTGCAGGGCCAGGACGCCATCAACCGCCTGAACCGCATCGCGCTGGACCGCGAAGTGCGCGCCGCGCTGGCAGCCGCAGACGGCCACGGCCTGGTGGCGGTGAACGTGATGAAAGCGGTGGACGACCACGCCGCGCTGGTGCGCCAGGCCTGCGAATCCGGCGCGCACGCGGTGGTGATGGGCGCCGGCCTGCCGCTGGACCTGCCGGAGATGACCGCCGACCACCCGGAGGTGGCGCTGATCCCCATCCTGTCCGAATCGCGCGGCATCGGCATCGTGCTCAAGCGCTGGATGAAAAAGGGCCGCCTGCCGGACGCCATCGTCATCGAGCATCCCAACCATGCCGGCGGCCACCTGGGCGCCGCCAGCATCGCCGGCGTCAGCGACGGCAAGTTCGATTTCAAGCGCGTGCTGGAGGAAACCTTCGAGCTGTTCCGCGGCCTGGGGCTGGAGCGCGAACGCATTCCGCTGATCGTGGCCGGTGGCGTGAACAGCCATGAAAAAGTGCAGACCTACCTGGGCGAATACGGCGCCAGCGGCGTGCAGATCGGCACCGCCTTCGCGGTGACCGAGGAAGGCGATGCCCACATCGACTTCAAACGCACTCTGGCCGGGGCCAAACAGGAAGACATCGTGGAATTCATGTCGGTGGCCGGCCTGCCGGCGCGCGGCATCCTCACCCCGTTCCTGAAAAGCTACCTCAAGCGCGAGGACAAGCTGCAAGCGGCAGCCCGCGCCGACCCGCAACGCTGCACCCAGGCGCTGAACTGCCTGTCGGTATGCGGCCTGCGCGACGGCCTGGCCAAGGTCGGCCAGTTCTGCATCGACCTCAAGCTGGCAGCCGCCTTCCGCGGCGAAGTCAGCAAGGGGCTGTTCTTCCGCGGCAGCGAACCGCTGCCGTTCGGCGATGCCATCAAGAGCGTGCAGGACACCATTCGCTACTTCCTCAGCGGCGAGCAGCCACTGGATCTCAACGCCTGA
- a CDS encoding helix-turn-helix transcriptional regulator, whose product MTKGIPFACGHVSNGLTHTQLTTLLQWFHTLPQLDSEQQLQCYLDSLAEESGTGTLQIHHGPVANQGWLGTPRRFCAGTVPLLSHGPDCQGVGLGSEVQFFGAENGETVACLSLHNDGHLTQLRVDSTLPGAELRMLGSLLPHLHRALQRISPAPSSGSNPLSHRERDIFYWMMHGKTNWEIATILDISERTVKFHAANIIRKLDANNRIHAIVLGLQKGLAA is encoded by the coding sequence GTGACAAAGGGTATTCCGTTTGCCTGTGGCCATGTCTCCAACGGCTTGACGCACACACAGTTGACTACCTTGCTGCAATGGTTCCACACCTTGCCGCAACTGGATTCTGAACAGCAGCTGCAATGCTACCTGGACAGCCTGGCCGAGGAGAGTGGTACCGGCACCCTGCAGATTCATCATGGCCCGGTAGCCAACCAGGGCTGGCTGGGCACGCCGCGCCGCTTCTGTGCCGGCACCGTGCCGCTACTCAGCCACGGGCCGGATTGCCAGGGCGTGGGCCTGGGCAGCGAGGTGCAGTTCTTCGGTGCGGAAAACGGCGAGACCGTTGCCTGCCTGTCGCTGCACAACGACGGCCACCTGACGCAGCTGCGCGTGGACAGCACCCTGCCCGGCGCCGAGCTGCGCATGCTGGGCAGCCTGCTGCCGCACCTGCACCGCGCGCTGCAGCGCATCAGCCCGGCGCCCAGCAGCGGCAGCAACCCGCTGTCGCACCGTGAACGCGACATCTTCTACTGGATGATGCACGGCAAGACCAACTGGGAAATCGCCACCATTCTCGACATCAGCGAGCGCACGGTGAAATTCCATGCGGCCAACATCATCCGCAAGCTGGACGCCAACAACCGCATCCACGCCATCGTGCTTGGACTGCAGAAAGGCCTGGCGGCTTAA
- a CDS encoding LysR family transcriptional regulator, whose translation MDTLKALMVFMTTAENGSFSDAARKLGVSPAAVSQSIARLEQELEVRLFNRTTRQLTLTEDGRRFYAQCRGPVNNLDSAIQQLKASRDEPAGHLRISLPNAFGRRFILPLMEEFCSRFPKIRVFFGMDDHFSDLIEDGYDVGVRVGMMPDSRMVARHLAHIPQYVVAAPGYWDEHGKPRNPEELSAHDCINFQFPTSGRLYKWEFERSGERIPLEVSGTYTVNDVDAVIELARLGLGVAQLPAHEVLADVRAGRLEAVLTDFVSMERSIYICFPHRDHIAPRTRVFVDFVLEKLLEHPDIVGDLPGVDLSAKRAALGDSHEV comes from the coding sequence ATGGATACTTTAAAAGCCCTGATGGTCTTCATGACCACTGCCGAGAACGGCAGCTTTTCCGATGCTGCCCGCAAGCTTGGGGTGTCGCCGGCGGCCGTCAGCCAAAGCATTGCCCGCCTGGAGCAGGAACTGGAAGTGCGGCTGTTCAATCGCACCACCCGCCAGCTCACCCTTACCGAGGACGGCCGCCGCTTCTACGCGCAGTGCCGCGGCCCGGTAAACAATCTTGATTCCGCCATCCAGCAACTGAAGGCCAGCCGCGATGAACCGGCCGGCCATCTGCGCATCAGCCTGCCCAATGCCTTTGGCCGCCGCTTCATCCTGCCGCTGATGGAGGAGTTCTGCTCCCGCTTCCCGAAGATCCGCGTGTTCTTCGGCATGGACGACCACTTCAGCGACCTGATCGAGGACGGCTACGACGTGGGCGTGCGCGTGGGCATGATGCCGGACAGCCGCATGGTGGCGCGCCACCTGGCGCACATTCCGCAGTATGTAGTGGCTGCGCCGGGCTACTGGGACGAGCACGGCAAGCCGCGCAACCCGGAAGAGCTGTCGGCACACGACTGCATCAACTTCCAGTTCCCCACCTCCGGCCGCCTGTACAAGTGGGAATTCGAGCGTAGCGGCGAGCGCATTCCGCTGGAAGTGTCCGGCACCTACACCGTGAACGATGTGGATGCGGTGATCGAACTGGCGCGCCTGGGCCTGGGCGTGGCGCAGCTGCCGGCGCACGAGGTGCTGGCCGATGTGCGTGCCGGCCGGCTGGAGGCGGTGCTCACCGACTTCGTATCGATGGAACGTTCCATCTATATCTGCTTCCCGCATCGCGACCACATTGCACCGCGTACCCGCGTGTTCGTGGATTTCGTGCTGGAAAAACTGCTGGAACACCCGGATATCGTCGGCGATCTGCCCGGCGTGGACCTGTCCGCCAAGCGCGCGGCGCTGGGTGATTCGCACGAAGTGTAA